In Cyclopterus lumpus isolate fCycLum1 chromosome 9, fCycLum1.pri, whole genome shotgun sequence, a single genomic region encodes these proteins:
- the znrf3 gene encoding E3 ubiquitin-protein ligase znrf3 isoform X2, which produces MMISPRRGGSDRVPDSVVVLAIFVVAASLGSALAKDTAFVEVVLFESSPNGDYTTYTTGLQGRFSKAGATISAEGEIVQMHPLGLCNNNDEEDLYEYGWVGVVKLEQPELDPSCLTVLGKAKRAVQRGATAVIFDVSENPDAIDQLNQVAEDPLKRPVVYVKGNDAVKLMNIVNKQKVARARIQHRPPRPTEYFDMGIFLAFFVVVSLVCLILLVKIKLKQRRSQSSMNRMAIQALEKMETRKFKAKGKGQRESSCGVSDSLSSSSTSDCAICLEKYIDGEELRVIPCAHRFHKKCVDPWLLQHHTCPHCRHNIIEQKKGNPGPACMDPGNPAHGRQRVVLPVHYPGRVHRAGQVTAYPTRTSMDPHGNPITMLTVDQHADPQGLYPPQSASAFLRSYHPALHLDHSLNPHHCGLEHRGPPAYPAQPHHTAFKRPKFQGRNFSRAACFSQYETMYQHYYFQGLTFPQPPDGGGQGPAGAGQLGGGAHKGHHSRAFQQGLLYPTVVHMAPASSSRNGDNGSTSGLSCYHGHRSVCSGYLADCPGSDSSSSSSGQCHCSSSDSMLDCTEVSNQGVYGSCSTFRSSLSSDYDPYVYRSKSPCRGSVGEAGAAAAAACTTVAAEESSSSPGPSGHGCLQLPPRAPGYNSGDHLSNCSLEPSYSSRSSLEPRETSNTSTTSAAAPEAAGADRGKGALEESGELGGAAACRCCFEVLPPNVECKGQDSDQVGPMATGRFHRGVDFQSSAPKNYFAPEHMRPSSEQVSYEGLPCCFYKEMKVHRAAAGRYAEDYAVNVQYAHADSEACSVQGCCELNQRIPIIPEDTDCELGTGAETQSGLLPVGVAAEADVRTGERHELREGYFPSGPSRGQAHPREEEARALFQPPLSASPAALGCSTSTNEGGPGI; this is translated from the exons ATGCATCCTCTGGGACTATGCAATAACAATGACGAGGAGGACCTTTACGAGTACGGCTGGGTCGGAGTGGTGAAGCTGGAGCAACCAGAGCTGGACCCCAGTTGTCTCACCGTGCTGGGAAAG gCAAAGAGAGCAGTGCAGCGGGGTGCCACAGCCGTCATCTTTGACGTGTCGGAGAATCCGGATGCCATCGACCAG ctcAACCAGGTCGCCGAGGATCCCCTGAAGCGGCCGGTGGTTTACGTGAAGGGCAACGACGCCGTCAAGCTGATGAACATCGTCAACAAGCAGAAAGTGGCTCGCGCTCGCATCCAACACCGACCTCCGAGG CCCACGGAATATTTCGACATGGGCATCTTCCTGGCGTTCTTCGTGGTGGTGTCGCTGGTCTGCCTCATTCTGCTCGTCAAGATCAAACTCAAGCAGAGGAGAAGCCAG AGCTCGATGAACAGAATGGCCATCCAAGCCTTGGAGAAGATGGAGACGAGGAAGTTCAAGGCCAAGGGAAAGGGCCAGCGCGAGAGCAGCTGCGGAGTCTCTGATTCGCtgagcagcagctccacctcgGACTGCGCCATCTGTCTGGAAAAGTACATTGACGGGGAG gaGCTGCGCGTCATCCCCTGCGCTCACAGATTTCATAAGAAATGCGTGGACCCCTGGCTGCTGCAGCATCACACCTGTCCCCACTGTCGGCACAACATCATCG aGCAAAAGAAGGGGAACCCGGGACCGGCGTGCATGGACCCTGGCAACCCGGCGCACGGCCGGCAGCGGGTGGTGCTGCCGGTCCATTACCCCGGCCGGGTGCACCGCGCCGGCCAGGTGACCGCCTATCCGACCAGGACCAGCATGGACCCCCACGGCAACCCCATCACCATGCTCACCGTGGACCAGCACGCGGATCCACAGGGCCTGTACCCGCCCCAATCGGCGTCTGCCTTTCTCCGGAGCTACCACCCGGCCCTCCACCTGGACCACTCGCTCAACCCCCACCACTGCGGCCTGGAGCACCGCGGACCCCCCGCCTACCCGGCGCAGCCCCACCACACGGCTTTTAAGAGGCCCAAGTTCCAGGGCCGCAACTTTTCCCGCGCCGCCTGCTTCTCGCAGTACGAGACAATGTACCAGCACTACTACTTTCAGGGGTTGACTTTCCCTCAGCCGCCTGACGGTGGTGGCCAAGGGCCCGCCGGGGCCGGGCAGCTCGGTGGAGGGGCCCACAAGGGCCACCACAGCAGGGCCTTTCAGCAGGGCCTGCTGTACCCCACCGTGGTACACATGGCTCCCGCCTCTTCTTCAAGGAACGGCGACAACGGCAGCACTTCTGGCCTGAGCTGTTACCACGGCCACCGCTCGGTGTGCAGCGGTTACCTCGCCGACTGCCCCGGcagcgacagcagcagcagcagctcgggcCAGTGCCACTGCTCCTCCAGCGACTCCATGTTGGACTGTACTGAGGTCAGCAACCAGGGGGTGTACGGTAGCTGCTCCACCTTCCGCAGCTCGCTGAGCAGCGACTACGACCCGTACGTCTACCGGAGTAAGAGCCCGTGTCGGGGCTCCGTTGGGGAGGcgggggcggcggcggcggcggcttgCACCACAGTTGCCGCCGAGGAATCGTCGTCGTCCCCGGGCCCCTCGGGACACGGCTGCCTCCAGCTCCCTCCCAGGGCTCCGGGGTACAACTCGGGGGACCACCTCTCCAACTGCAGTTTGGAGCCCAGCTACAGCAGTCGCTCATCACTGGAACCCAGGGAGACCAGCAACACTAGCACTACCTCAGCCGCGGCGCCGGAGGCTGCCGGAGCAGACCGGGGGAAAGGGGCCCTGGAGGAGTCGGGGGAGCTTGGGGGGGCCGCGGCCTGCAGGTGCTGCTTTGAGGTGCTCCCTCCCAATGTGGAGTGCAAAGGGCAGGACTCGGACCAAGTGGGGCCAATGGCCACGGGGCGCTTCCACAGGGGGGTTGACTTTCAGAGCTCCGCCCCCAAGAACTACTTTGCCCCCGAGCACATGCGCCCTTCCTCGGAGCAGGTGAGCTACGAAGGGCTGCCCTGCTGCTTCTACAAAGAGATGAAGGTGCACCGGGCCGCCGCGGGCCGCTACGCCGAGGACTACGCCGTCAACGTGCAGTACGCTCACGCGGACTCGGAGGCCTGCTCCGTGCAGGGCTGCTGCGAACTCAACCAGAGGATACCCATAATTCCCGAGGACACGGACTGTGAACTGGGCACGGGGGCGGAGACCCAGAGCGGTCTGTTGCCCGTCGGTGTGGCGGCGGAGGCCGACGTGCGGACAGGGGAGCGACACGAGCTAAGGGAGGGTTACTTCCCCTCGGGGCCGTCGAGAGGTCAGGCGCACCCTCGAGAGGAAGAGGCCAGGGCTTTGTTTCAGCCGCCGCTCTCCGCGAGCCCCGCTGCGTTGGGATGCAGCACTTCGACGAACGAGGGGGGTCCGGGTATATGA
- the znrf3 gene encoding E3 ubiquitin-protein ligase znrf3 isoform X1 codes for MMISPRRGGSDRVPDSVVVLAIFVVAASLGSALAKDTAFVEVVLFESSPNGDYTTYTTGLQGRFSKAGATISAEGEIVQMHPLGLCNNNDEEDLYEYGWVGVVKLEQPELDPSCLTVLGKAKRAVQRGATAVIFDVSENPDAIDQLNQVAEDPLKRPVVYVKGNDAVKLMNIVNKQKVARARIQHRPPRQPTEYFDMGIFLAFFVVVSLVCLILLVKIKLKQRRSQSSMNRMAIQALEKMETRKFKAKGKGQRESSCGVSDSLSSSSTSDCAICLEKYIDGEELRVIPCAHRFHKKCVDPWLLQHHTCPHCRHNIIEQKKGNPGPACMDPGNPAHGRQRVVLPVHYPGRVHRAGQVTAYPTRTSMDPHGNPITMLTVDQHADPQGLYPPQSASAFLRSYHPALHLDHSLNPHHCGLEHRGPPAYPAQPHHTAFKRPKFQGRNFSRAACFSQYETMYQHYYFQGLTFPQPPDGGGQGPAGAGQLGGGAHKGHHSRAFQQGLLYPTVVHMAPASSSRNGDNGSTSGLSCYHGHRSVCSGYLADCPGSDSSSSSSGQCHCSSSDSMLDCTEVSNQGVYGSCSTFRSSLSSDYDPYVYRSKSPCRGSVGEAGAAAAAACTTVAAEESSSSPGPSGHGCLQLPPRAPGYNSGDHLSNCSLEPSYSSRSSLEPRETSNTSTTSAAAPEAAGADRGKGALEESGELGGAAACRCCFEVLPPNVECKGQDSDQVGPMATGRFHRGVDFQSSAPKNYFAPEHMRPSSEQVSYEGLPCCFYKEMKVHRAAAGRYAEDYAVNVQYAHADSEACSVQGCCELNQRIPIIPEDTDCELGTGAETQSGLLPVGVAAEADVRTGERHELREGYFPSGPSRGQAHPREEEARALFQPPLSASPAALGCSTSTNEGGPGI; via the exons ATGCATCCTCTGGGACTATGCAATAACAATGACGAGGAGGACCTTTACGAGTACGGCTGGGTCGGAGTGGTGAAGCTGGAGCAACCAGAGCTGGACCCCAGTTGTCTCACCGTGCTGGGAAAG gCAAAGAGAGCAGTGCAGCGGGGTGCCACAGCCGTCATCTTTGACGTGTCGGAGAATCCGGATGCCATCGACCAG ctcAACCAGGTCGCCGAGGATCCCCTGAAGCGGCCGGTGGTTTACGTGAAGGGCAACGACGCCGTCAAGCTGATGAACATCGTCAACAAGCAGAAAGTGGCTCGCGCTCGCATCCAACACCGACCTCCGAGG CAGCCCACGGAATATTTCGACATGGGCATCTTCCTGGCGTTCTTCGTGGTGGTGTCGCTGGTCTGCCTCATTCTGCTCGTCAAGATCAAACTCAAGCAGAGGAGAAGCCAG AGCTCGATGAACAGAATGGCCATCCAAGCCTTGGAGAAGATGGAGACGAGGAAGTTCAAGGCCAAGGGAAAGGGCCAGCGCGAGAGCAGCTGCGGAGTCTCTGATTCGCtgagcagcagctccacctcgGACTGCGCCATCTGTCTGGAAAAGTACATTGACGGGGAG gaGCTGCGCGTCATCCCCTGCGCTCACAGATTTCATAAGAAATGCGTGGACCCCTGGCTGCTGCAGCATCACACCTGTCCCCACTGTCGGCACAACATCATCG aGCAAAAGAAGGGGAACCCGGGACCGGCGTGCATGGACCCTGGCAACCCGGCGCACGGCCGGCAGCGGGTGGTGCTGCCGGTCCATTACCCCGGCCGGGTGCACCGCGCCGGCCAGGTGACCGCCTATCCGACCAGGACCAGCATGGACCCCCACGGCAACCCCATCACCATGCTCACCGTGGACCAGCACGCGGATCCACAGGGCCTGTACCCGCCCCAATCGGCGTCTGCCTTTCTCCGGAGCTACCACCCGGCCCTCCACCTGGACCACTCGCTCAACCCCCACCACTGCGGCCTGGAGCACCGCGGACCCCCCGCCTACCCGGCGCAGCCCCACCACACGGCTTTTAAGAGGCCCAAGTTCCAGGGCCGCAACTTTTCCCGCGCCGCCTGCTTCTCGCAGTACGAGACAATGTACCAGCACTACTACTTTCAGGGGTTGACTTTCCCTCAGCCGCCTGACGGTGGTGGCCAAGGGCCCGCCGGGGCCGGGCAGCTCGGTGGAGGGGCCCACAAGGGCCACCACAGCAGGGCCTTTCAGCAGGGCCTGCTGTACCCCACCGTGGTACACATGGCTCCCGCCTCTTCTTCAAGGAACGGCGACAACGGCAGCACTTCTGGCCTGAGCTGTTACCACGGCCACCGCTCGGTGTGCAGCGGTTACCTCGCCGACTGCCCCGGcagcgacagcagcagcagcagctcgggcCAGTGCCACTGCTCCTCCAGCGACTCCATGTTGGACTGTACTGAGGTCAGCAACCAGGGGGTGTACGGTAGCTGCTCCACCTTCCGCAGCTCGCTGAGCAGCGACTACGACCCGTACGTCTACCGGAGTAAGAGCCCGTGTCGGGGCTCCGTTGGGGAGGcgggggcggcggcggcggcggcttgCACCACAGTTGCCGCCGAGGAATCGTCGTCGTCCCCGGGCCCCTCGGGACACGGCTGCCTCCAGCTCCCTCCCAGGGCTCCGGGGTACAACTCGGGGGACCACCTCTCCAACTGCAGTTTGGAGCCCAGCTACAGCAGTCGCTCATCACTGGAACCCAGGGAGACCAGCAACACTAGCACTACCTCAGCCGCGGCGCCGGAGGCTGCCGGAGCAGACCGGGGGAAAGGGGCCCTGGAGGAGTCGGGGGAGCTTGGGGGGGCCGCGGCCTGCAGGTGCTGCTTTGAGGTGCTCCCTCCCAATGTGGAGTGCAAAGGGCAGGACTCGGACCAAGTGGGGCCAATGGCCACGGGGCGCTTCCACAGGGGGGTTGACTTTCAGAGCTCCGCCCCCAAGAACTACTTTGCCCCCGAGCACATGCGCCCTTCCTCGGAGCAGGTGAGCTACGAAGGGCTGCCCTGCTGCTTCTACAAAGAGATGAAGGTGCACCGGGCCGCCGCGGGCCGCTACGCCGAGGACTACGCCGTCAACGTGCAGTACGCTCACGCGGACTCGGAGGCCTGCTCCGTGCAGGGCTGCTGCGAACTCAACCAGAGGATACCCATAATTCCCGAGGACACGGACTGTGAACTGGGCACGGGGGCGGAGACCCAGAGCGGTCTGTTGCCCGTCGGTGTGGCGGCGGAGGCCGACGTGCGGACAGGGGAGCGACACGAGCTAAGGGAGGGTTACTTCCCCTCGGGGCCGTCGAGAGGTCAGGCGCACCCTCGAGAGGAAGAGGCCAGGGCTTTGTTTCAGCCGCCGCTCTCCGCGAGCCCCGCTGCGTTGGGATGCAGCACTTCGACGAACGAGGGGGGTCCGGGTATATGA
- the coq5 gene encoding 2-methoxy-6-polyprenyl-1,4-benzoquinol methylase, mitochondrial, producing MAASIRPLLRRAIRSSHRNVGVAAAGVAGRSGCCRAPSTCRCFGDVAGDRSTHFGFETVPESEKAKKVYKVFENVAQKYDTMNDAMSLGIHRLWKDMLLHAMRPQPGVHLLDVAGGTGDIAFRFLEYVRAQRERQKRRAPSWRDISEDEDEVAPRESRAVVCDINKEMLRVGKRKADSAGISAGLSWVAGDAEELPFGDDLFDVYTIAFGIRNVTRIDQALQEALRVLKPGGRFMCLEFSKVTNPVLSRLYDEYSFKMIPVLGEVIAGDWKSYQYLVESIRKFPDQEEFKHMIEDAGFYCVKYHNFTGGVVALHSGFKL from the exons ATGGCCGCTTCCATCAGACCGCTGCTGCGGAGGGCGATCCGTTCCTCTCACAGAAACGTCGGCGTTGCCGCTGCCGGAGTTGCGGGTCGGTCGGGTTGCTGTCGGGCACCGTCGACCTGTCGGTGTTTCGGCGACGTCGCCGGAGACAGAAGCACACATTTCGGGTTCGAAACGGTGCCGGAGAGCGAGAAGGCGAAGAAAG tgtaCAAGGTGTTTGAGAACGTGGCGCAGAAGTATGACACCATGAACGATGCCATGAGTCTGGGAATTCATCGCCTGTGGAAGGACATGCTGCTGCACGCCATGCGCCCGCAGCCCGGCGTGCACCTCTTGGACGTGGCGGGCGGAACGG GTGACATCGCCTTCCGTTTCCTGGAGTACGTTCGCGCTCAGCGAGAGCGGCAGAAGCGGCGGGCGCCGTCGTGGCGGGACATCtccgaggacgaggacgaggtcGCCCCCCGGGAATCCAGGGCCGTGGTCTGTGACATCAACAAGGAGATGCTGAGAGTGGGCAAGCGGAAAGCCGACAGCGCGGGCATCAGTGCTG GTCTGTCGTGGGTGGCGGGGGACGCCGAGGAGCTGCCCTTTGGTGACGACCTGTTCGATGTTTACACCATCGCCTTTGGCATTCGAAACGTCACCCGCATAGATCAG GCGCTGCAGGAGGCTCTGCGGGTTCTGAAGCCCGGCGGCCGATTCATGTGCTTAGAGTTCAGCAAAGTGACAAATCCCGTGTTGTCGAG ACTTTATGACGAATACAGTTTCAAGATGATACCGGTTTTGGGAGAGGTGATCGCTGGAGACTGGAAGTCGTACCAGTACCTGGTAGAAAGCATCCGCAAGTTCCCGGACCAG GAGGAGTTTAAACATATGATTGAGGACGCCGGTTTCTACTGCGTGAAGTACCACAACTTCACCGGAGGAGTCGTGGCGCTTCACTCCGGCTTCAAGCTGTGA